Within Kutzneria chonburiensis, the genomic segment CCGGCGGCGTCGTTCTGGCTGATGTTGTAGCGCACGATGGCGTTCTTGGAGACCATGCCCGGAACCGCGCAGAGCAGGGCCATGCCACCGTTGTTGTCGTGCGTGAAGTTGTACTGGTAGATGGTGCTGTTGTCGCCGCCGTCCACGTCGAACGCCTCGGCCGGCAGGCTGCCGCCACCGTGGGCGATCTCGTTGAACTGGATCACGGTGTTGTCCGAGTCCCACGTCCAGATACCCGAGTGGTACTCGGCCGCCCGCAGGCTGTACCCGTTGACGACGTTGTGCTCCACCTTGGCGTTGACGCCGTTCTGGACCACGATGCCGTCGCCGCCGAGGTTGCTCAGCTGGTTGCCCGAGATCAGGATGTCCGGGATCGCCACGTAGGTCGAGCCGGCGCCGCCCGGGAACTCGGGGCTGCGCTTGGCCCACTGCGACGAGGTGCTGATGCCCATGCCGTTCACGCCGTCGACGTGACTGTTGGTCACGTGCACACTGCTGAACCCGGTCGGTGTGGCGGAACCGTTGACGTTGAACAGGATTCCGCCGCTGGGCTCGTCGTAACCGGTGCAGTCGCAGCCGTTGACGTCGTGCACGTGGACGTTGTCGACCACGTAGTGGTGACCGGTGCCGAAGTCGGTGAGCTGGACGTAGATGCCGGTGCGGGTCGGCCCTGCGGAGCCGCCTGCGTCGGACACGTCGAGATCGTGCAGCTCCCAACCCTCAACGTTGTGCAGGTAGACGGCCGCCCGCACGCCGGAGGGCGCGATCTTCGGGGCGGCGCCGCTGCCGTACGCGTTGAGGATCACCGGCGCGGGGGCCGTGCCGGAGCCGTGCGGCGCGAAGGCCTCGGCGCAGGTGGTGCCGCGCTTGAGGCTGATCACGTCGCCGGGCCCGAAGGTCACCGTGCTGGCCCGGGCTAGGGTTTTCCACGGCGCGGTCTGGGTGGTGCCTGCCGCGCTGTCGTTGCCGGCCGCGCAGTCGACGTAGTAGTGCGTCGCGGTGCGCGGCGCGGCGGCCTCCGCCGAGCCGACGGCGATGGCGCCGAGGGCAAGGACGGAGGACGTCACGAGTGCGCCAGCGCGAAAGGCTTTTCTGGCCATGCTTCCTCCCATTGGGGGCGTTGCGTAGTGGACACCCGCACGACCGGTTCTGTGGGCGTGCGGATAAGCACAGACGTCGGGCCGTGTGTGGTCCGGTCTGATACTGTGGTATTGCGGTTGGCGCGTTCGAATACCCCTCCGCTGCGGGACAATACACGATCGGCGGTGGCTCGTGACGCTTTTGGTCACGGGAGAACGGGCACTCATCGTTGCCTGCGAGTAGTCACAATTCGCTTACGTGTCGTGTTCAGCTGATCACCCTGTGCGGCGTATATGGTCGCCGTTCATATACGTGTGATGACCCGATGGTGGTTTTTTCATGATCGATCATCCGCTGACCTGCTGGTATGAGGTTCGCGTTGGCCATGCCGCAAAACGCGTCGATGACCGACCAGTTGGTATGTGGTTGCGCGCGCTCATCATTTTCCATGAAGTTGCTCATGCCAACTAAACTATCAACTGCGTCGGGGTTTTCGGCAATTTTGTGCAGCGTTACGTGGTAGCCGGGTGTCATTCACGTCAATCTTCGGCACCATGGCGGTGTGCCATCGGTGTGCCGTTGTCGGGTCACGGTAAAAGGTCACGGTTGGTTGCGTTCTGGTTGGGGAATCAACACCAAGGTCCCCGGTTCGTTGCCCCTTGGGGCACGCTCGCCCGGTGACGACCAACGAGTTCGACGGTGAACCGACCGGGTCGCTGATCCAGGCCGGTGTGATCAACGCCGAGTCGATCACCTTCGGTCCCGGGGCGGGGCGGGGCGGCCCGGTCTCGGCTCCGCCGAGGTCCCGTGGGGCCGCCTCACCGACCGCATCCGCGGCCGGGACTCCTCGGTTGCCGATCTGGTGGATGCCGTGTGCACCGGCACCGGAGTCGTTGTGCTGCACGGTGGTGGCGGCACCGGAAAGACCACAGTGGCCTTGTCGACGGCTTCGGCCGTGCGCAACGAGATCCCCGTCCGGTGGGTGGATGCAACGCGCGATGGAGCTGTCGGCCACCCTCGATGGCCTGGCCGGCCTGGGTCTGATGGACCTGCCGACCGAGGGCTTGGTGCTGCACCCGGCGGTCCGCGACTCCTGCCGCTGGCCGCCCGATGCGATTGCCGATGCCGTGGATTGCCGAGTGCTGGCGATGAACTTGCTGTTCGGGGCGTGGGGGTGCTTGAACGGCTGGCCTTCGACACGTGGACGCAGTGGCGGCCGGTGTGGCCGTGCACCTGCTGGCCGATCTGCGGATGCTGGATGGGGCGGACAACGACCAGGACTGGATAGTGGCGGCGGTGGCGACCATGGCCGCGGAGCTGGCCTTCCAGGTGACCGGCGGTCCCGAGACCGAACGCTGGTTCCGTCGCGCGGTCGACATCCGGCTGCGGCTGCACGGCCCGAACTGGGCGGACACCGTGCTCGCGCGCCAGGGTCTCGCGATGGTGCTGATGGACTTGCAGGACTACCCCGGGATCGAAGCAGA encodes:
- a CDS encoding right-handed parallel beta-helix repeat-containing protein, which codes for MARKAFRAGALVTSSVLALGAIAVGSAEAAAPRTATHYYVDCAAGNDSAAGTTQTAPWKTLARASTVTFGPGDVISLKRGTTCAEAFAPHGSGTAPAPVILNAYGSGAAPKIAPSGVRAAVYLHNVEGWELHDLDVSDAGGSAGPTRTGIYVQLTDFGTGHHYVVDNVHVHDVNGCDCTGYDEPSGGILFNVNGSATPTGFSSVHVTNSHVDGVNGMGISTSSQWAKRSPEFPGGAGSTYVAIPDILISGNQLSNLGGDGIVVQNGVNAKVEHNVVNGYSLRAAEYHSGIWTWDSDNTVIQFNEIAHGGGSLPAEAFDVDGGDNSTIYQYNFTHDNNGGMALLCAVPGMVSKNAIVRYNISQNDAAGAGGVVTIACTPQVGAQFYNNVVYSPSAAKLIANSATTSVHFANNIFVGSGAIDDPNGAYDHNLASGGVAAPAGSYNTAVSDPKLLHGGDATSIANLDGYKLATGSPALGTGVAITQDGGRDFYGNSTCYNNIGAYQGPGLAH